The following coding sequences lie in one Gorilla gorilla gorilla isolate KB3781 chromosome 5, NHGRI_mGorGor1-v2.1_pri, whole genome shotgun sequence genomic window:
- the BAG2 gene encoding BAG family molecular chaperone regulator 2 isoform X1 — protein sequence MAQAKINAKANEGRFCRSSSMADRSSRLLESLDQLELRVEALREAATAVEQEKEILLEMIHSIQNSQDMRQISDGEREELNLTANRLMGRTLTVEVSVETIRNPQQQESLKHATRIIDEVVNKFLDDLGNAKSHLMSLYSACSSEVPHGPVDQKFQSIVIGCALEDQKKIKRRLETLLRNIENSDKAIKLLEHSKGAGSKTLQQNAESRFN from the exons ATGGCTCAGGCGAAGATCAACGCTAAAGCCAACGAGGGGCGCTTCTGCCGCTCCTCCTCCATGGCTGACCGCTCCAGCCGCCTGCTGGAGAGCCTGGACCAGCTGGAGCTCAG GGTTGAAGCTTTGAGAGAAGCAGCAACTGCTGttgagcaagagaaagaaatcctTCTGGAAATGATCCACAGTATCCAAAATAGCCAGGACATGAGGCAGATCAGTGACG gagaaagagaagaattaaatCTGACTGCAAACCGTTTGATGGGGAGAACTCTCACCGTTGAAGTGTCAGTAGAAACAATTAGAAACCCCCAGCAGCAAGAATCCCTAAAGCATGCCACAAGGATTATTGATGAGGTGGTCAATAAGTTTCTGGATGATTTGGGAAATGCCAAGAGTCATTTAATGTCGCTCTACAGTGCATGTTCATCTGAGGTGCCACATGGGCCAGTTGATCAGAAGTTTCAATCCATAGTAATTGGCTGTGCTCTTGAAGATCAGAAGAAAATTAAGAGAAGATTAGAGACTCTGCTTAGAAATATTGAAAACTCTGACAAGGCCATCAAGCTATTAGAGCATTCTAAAGGAGCTGGTTCCAAAACTCTGCAACAAAATGCTGAAAGCAGATTCAATTAG
- the BAG2 gene encoding BAG family molecular chaperone regulator 2 isoform X2 has translation MPHMWVEALREAATAVEQEKEILLEMIHSIQNSQDMRQISDGEREELNLTANRLMGRTLTVEVSVETIRNPQQQESLKHATRIIDEVVNKFLDDLGNAKSHLMSLYSACSSEVPHGPVDQKFQSIVIGCALEDQKKIKRRLETLLRNIENSDKAIKLLEHSKGAGSKTLQQNAESRFN, from the exons ATGCCTCACATGTG GGTTGAAGCTTTGAGAGAAGCAGCAACTGCTGttgagcaagagaaagaaatcctTCTGGAAATGATCCACAGTATCCAAAATAGCCAGGACATGAGGCAGATCAGTGACG gagaaagagaagaattaaatCTGACTGCAAACCGTTTGATGGGGAGAACTCTCACCGTTGAAGTGTCAGTAGAAACAATTAGAAACCCCCAGCAGCAAGAATCCCTAAAGCATGCCACAAGGATTATTGATGAGGTGGTCAATAAGTTTCTGGATGATTTGGGAAATGCCAAGAGTCATTTAATGTCGCTCTACAGTGCATGTTCATCTGAGGTGCCACATGGGCCAGTTGATCAGAAGTTTCAATCCATAGTAATTGGCTGTGCTCTTGAAGATCAGAAGAAAATTAAGAGAAGATTAGAGACTCTGCTTAGAAATATTGAAAACTCTGACAAGGCCATCAAGCTATTAGAGCATTCTAAAGGAGCTGGTTCCAAAACTCTGCAACAAAATGCTGAAAGCAGATTCAATTAG